In Deltaproteobacteria bacterium, a genomic segment contains:
- a CDS encoding SurA N-terminal domain-containing protein — protein sequence MRKALIIGLLALVLTLSINIASTEAEIVDRIVAVVNGDIITLQEVDLRLKAFLKQKPTQDRTQINQIRRQILEMLIERKLLQQENKKLGITVSDNEVDRALERFKKLNSVTQEEFEANLDRLSMTLAMFKSDLYGQLNKMKLINQEMRPRIIISNEQIETYYQAHSKDFIHEDKVHIRNILLKLPLGASESAVQEKITRAQEISAKIKAGQDFTDAAREYSEGSNAAAGGDMGLVAWNEMAPAIKEALKNLKDGQVTHPIRLGQTIQILQVVTRYGSDEKAVIQAKRRIQEILITLELEKKYNEWLRETRTKSIIKIKL from the coding sequence ATGCGTAAAGCATTAATAATCGGGTTGTTGGCGCTAGTCCTCACACTGAGTATTAACATCGCTTCAACTGAAGCGGAGATAGTGGATCGAATCGTGGCGGTGGTCAATGGGGACATTATCACCTTACAGGAAGTTGACCTCCGCCTGAAAGCCTTTTTGAAACAGAAACCGACCCAAGACCGGACCCAGATTAACCAGATACGCAGACAGATTCTGGAAATGCTGATCGAGCGCAAACTGCTGCAACAAGAGAACAAAAAGCTTGGTATTACTGTCAGCGATAATGAAGTGGATCGGGCCCTGGAACGGTTCAAGAAATTAAACTCAGTCACGCAGGAAGAATTCGAGGCCAATTTGGATCGGCTAAGCATGACCCTAGCCATGTTTAAAAGCGATCTTTACGGGCAGTTAAACAAGATGAAACTGATCAACCAGGAGATGCGCCCTCGAATTATCATCTCAAATGAACAGATCGAGACCTATTACCAGGCCCATTCCAAAGATTTCATTCACGAGGATAAGGTCCATATCCGCAATATCCTGCTCAAATTGCCTTTAGGCGCTTCGGAAAGCGCGGTCCAGGAAAAAATAACCCGGGCTCAAGAGATCTCTGCTAAAATCAAGGCCGGCCAGGATTTTACCGATGCGGCTCGTGAATACTCTGAAGGCAGCAACGCCGCTGCGGGTGGAGACATGGGGCTGGTTGCATGGAACGAGATGGCACCCGCAATCAAAGAAGCTCTCAAAAATTTAAAGGACGGTCAGGTTACTCATCCGATAAGGTTAGGCCAAACCATTCAAATCCTGCAGGTTGTGACAAGGTATGGTTCGGATGAGAAGGCCGTTATACAGGCCAAGAGAAGAATCCAAGAGATTTTAATCACCCTGGAGCTCGAAAAAAAGTATAATGAATGGTTGAGAGAAACGCGAACTAAATCTATCATCAAGATCAAGCTTTAA
- a CDS encoding peptidylprolyl isomerase yields MTRRGRLKILLIAVSSVICLTGCATDVGEDVAALVNGRPIKMEHLSHALHSSSGLQDTTEHEGKVIEKILEQLIEEELILQEAEKLKVNITQAELARKVSEIKADYPGQSFEEMLIKEYLLMDEWLESLKRSLLITKIIETEVKSRVNINPQEWQALYETHRSELIHPPLVRVEHITCLTKAEAEKALRRIRSGQDFGTIAQNYKDRDAGSLKEVIGWINPNNLPSELGQAILETKPGLVSEVVESRYGFTIFKVLEVKPARPMSLKEVEAYLHRLIIARQEAEILTEWIKELRANAKIKINPLLTSLKR; encoded by the coding sequence ATGACTAGGCGCGGCCGTCTGAAAATCCTCCTGATAGCAGTTTCTTCTGTCATCTGTTTAACTGGATGCGCAACGGACGTGGGGGAGGACGTGGCGGCTCTGGTGAACGGCCGCCCTATTAAAATGGAGCACCTGAGCCATGCCCTTCATTCATCCTCCGGACTTCAGGACACTACAGAACATGAAGGCAAGGTGATCGAGAAAATCCTCGAGCAGCTTATTGAGGAAGAGCTGATCTTACAGGAGGCCGAAAAACTAAAGGTAAACATCACCCAGGCAGAATTGGCGCGCAAGGTCAGTGAGATCAAGGCCGACTACCCCGGTCAATCATTCGAGGAGATGCTCATCAAGGAGTACCTCCTCATGGATGAATGGCTGGAGAGCTTGAAGCGAAGCCTGCTCATAACAAAGATTATAGAGACTGAAGTCAAGTCCAGGGTCAATATAAACCCGCAGGAATGGCAGGCATTGTATGAGACTCACCGATCCGAACTAATACATCCCCCTTTAGTCAGGGTGGAGCATATTACCTGCCTTACCAAGGCAGAGGCTGAAAAGGCCCTCCGCAGAATTCGTTCGGGCCAGGATTTTGGGACTATAGCTCAAAATTATAAAGACAGGGATGCCGGTTCCTTAAAAGAAGTGATCGGCTGGATCAACCCGAACAACCTTCCTTCCGAATTAGGGCAGGCCATCTTAGAGACCAAGCCTGGCCTGGTCAGTGAGGTGGTGGAGAGCAGGTATGGATTCACCATCTTCAAGGTTCTCGAGGTCAAACCGGCCAGGCCCATGAGCCTTAAGGAAGTAGAAGCATATTTACACCGGCTAATAATAGCCCGTCAGGAGGCCGAGATTTTAACTGAGTGGATTAAAGAACTCAGGGCCAATGCGAAAATAAAGATTAACCCTCTTCTAACTTCATTGAAACGTTAG